In the genome of Electrophorus electricus isolate fEleEle1 chromosome 26, fEleEle1.pri, whole genome shotgun sequence, one region contains:
- the s1pr3a gene encoding sphingosine 1-phosphate receptor 3a, which translates to MDLEPGMNRIIVTHYNHSGKWARPRSSDVCKTAMLLVVCVLIVLENATVLLALRWNKRLHGRMYLLIGNLALSDLLAGAAYAVNIFTSGNRTYYLTPAQWLAREGSVFVALSASTFGLLAVGVERHATMARVRPCEAGGRGRLLALLAACWAISLLIGALPSLGWNCLERLPECSTVLPLYAKSYVAFCVSVFSALLAAVVVLYVRIYRLVKSSGRRVSSRPSERSLALLRTVVIVLGVFVVCWAPLFLLLLLDVGCEAERCSVLYRVDWFIALAVLNSALNPLIYTLTSREMRAAFMRLLCCCCCRAAADGGGGRHGAPPLPETAFPTAENSSIVGTGGGANRFNSMKGGACIPADPCRQTEDASVPAFTHPDLLSVVLVKAGRLPSLGKF; encoded by the coding sequence ATGGACCTGGAACCGGGGATGAACCGGATAATCGTGACCCACTACAACCACTCGGGAAAGTGGGCTCGACCGAGGAGCAGCGACGTGTGCAAGACGGCCATGCTGCTTGTCGTGTGCGTGCTGATCGTGCTGGAGAACGCGACGGTGCTGCTGGCGCTGCGTTGGAACAAGCGCCTGCACGGCCGCATGTACCTTCTCATCGGCAACCTGGCGCTGTCCGACCTGCTGGCGGGCGCGGCCTACGCCGTCAACATCTTCACGTCGGGCAACCGCACGTACTACCTGACCCCGGCGCAGTGGTTGGCGCGCGAGGGAAGCGTGTTCGTGGCCCTGAGCGCGTCCACGTTCGGCCTGCTGGCGGTGGGCGTGGAGCGCCACGCCACCATGGCCCGCGTGCGCCCGTGCGAGGCGGGGGGCCGCGGGCGCCTGCTGGCGCTGCTGGCCGCCTGCTGGGCCATTTCGCTCCTGATCGGCGCACTGCCCAGCTTGGGCTGGAACTGCCTGGAGCGGCTGCCGGAGTGCTCCACCGTGCTGCCGCTCTACGCCAAGAGCTACGTGGCGTTCTGCGTGAGCGTGTTCAGCGCGCTGCTGGCGGCCGTCGTGGTGCTGTACGTGCGCATCTACAGGCTGGTGAAGTCGAGCGGGCGGCGCGTGAGCTCGCGGCCGTCCGAGCGCTCGCTGGCCCTGTTGCGCACCGTCGTCATCGTGCTGGGGGTGTTCGTGGTGTGCTGGGCGCCCCTCTTCCTGCTCTTGCTGCTGGACGTGGGCTGCGAGGCCGAGCGCTGCTCCGTGCTCTACCGGGTGGACTGGTTCATCGCCCTGGCCGTGCTCAACTCCGCCCTCAACCCGCTCATCTACACGCTGACCAGCCGCGAGATGCGCGCCGCCTTCATGCggctgctgtgctgctgctgctgccggGCGGCGGCGGACGGCGGCGGCGGACGGCACGGGGCTCCGCCCCTCCCGGAGACCGCCTTCCCCACCGCCGAAAACTCCAGCATCGTGGGGACGGGGGGCGGGGCGAACAGGTTCAATTCGATGAAGGGCGGAGCGTGCATCCCGGCTGACCCCTGCCGACAAACGGAGGACGCCTCCGTTCCCGCCTTTACCCACCCGGACCTCCTGTCCGTGGTGCTGGTCAAGGCCGGGAGGCTGCCTTCGCTGGGCAAGTTCTGA